One Puntigrus tetrazona isolate hp1 chromosome 25, ASM1883169v1, whole genome shotgun sequence genomic window, atatttttatataaaattgaaCATCGCAGAATTTGCGATAGccaaaatattgtttgtttgacaTTGGCTCGTTCTTCAGAAAAAGCCCAAGATTTCCGCATCTCGTCGGTTATTCTTAAAGGTTAGCGAGTTTCCGAAAAGATCTTGACTTTTTAACCAACCATTTTCAAACAACAACTCCCGAATGCTCTACATATTAATACAATATCGCCTTGCATCTTCTGTCATTTTAACCGCACCGCAGACCAAAATACTGAAGAAGGCCAGCTCCCTGCTGGCAGAGGAGAAGGAACAGAAAAGGACTGACAGAGAGAAAACCCTCAGTGAGAGAGTTCCTCCTCTCCAGCTGTCTGGACTGTCTGTGCAGGACTTGCAGGTTGGTATTCTTCGGCGTATTTTCTGAACGCTCTTGAAACTATTCTTTCTGACATGCCGTTGCTCTGTTTACAGAATCTGTGCAAAGAACTCCATCAGAAAATTGACGTTGTTGACGAGGAGCGTTACGACGTCGAATCTAAAGTGTCCAAAAGTGAAAAGGAGGTAAGTTTTGTTGCTTTAAAGTGACGCATTAATTGATTAACGCATTGTTTTGATTGCCCTGACTGACGCCTCCGTTATAGATTGCAGACTTAGGCCACAAAATCTTCGAGCTGAAGGGAAAAATGAAGAGACCTGCCCTGAAGAGAGTGAGGGTGTCTGCTGATGCCATGCTGGGGGCTCTGCTGGGTGCCAAGCACAAGGAATCCATTGACTTTAAAGCTAACCTCAAGACAGTTAAGAAGGAAGAGGAAAAGGTAATCTCAGTACTTTGATACCAGTATCATACTCAGACTTTATAGTTTaagtgctttaatttttttactattaaattaattacattatatttgcagatttttttttgttgtttaatgtatGCTGTCTAAAAAAACCATCACAATGATCCACACGGTTACATCAGTTAccaatgttattattatcataaagcAAAAACTGCACGTTTGTAAGAAAGATATAAACATTgggatgtttttaacttcaaaccaatGCTTCCaactaaaatatgagtccataaaAATGGTTTCTAAAGTAAAAAAGTCATCTTGTCTGCAGATGTTGAAgtaaaaacagtccaaaacagaTCTAATCAAATATCGTATTCTCATATTTTTTCCAGAAGTGATCGTATAAAGTTGAAACACCTCtgtgatggatttgtttcttttcatgtggattacttttgaattattgtgatgtttttattagctctcattttgacagcacccattcacttagGGAGCAAGTGAAGTAAtgatacatttctccaaatctgctaCAATGACAACAGACTCTTGAATTGAGCTCATTTTCAGCggtctttcatttttttgcgAACGTTTCATTTAATATGCTCTCTCCGATTCAAGAAAATATGACTGTGTGTTAAAGACAAGCAATAagagttattaaaatatacatttatttgcagaAAGAAGAAGTGACCGACTGGCGTAAAAATGTGGATGCTATGTCTGGCATGGAGGGCAGGAAGAAGATGTTTGCAGGAccaaatgcataattaattagtaaaaaaaaaaaatgtaaatcctatgtgaaagctatttaaaaataaacatatttaactgCTATTTAATTCTGgttatgtatttgtttcattGCCTAGAGCTGAAAATGAATGCAAGACTGCTATTGTTATAACATTTATCACATCAAATGTGGAAACATGTGCTTTATGACACATATAAAACATGTgaatatttgattattaaatacTTGTATTtgtcattatataataatgcttatattgtagtaattatttatatgtgaTCGGTTGAGTGAATATTGAGGAACAATAAAGCTATTACTGTTTTCACCACTAATTCAAAGTTTTCTAGTAGGCTTTGCTCTCTGTTAAGGAAGTCCACGGTTCAATTTATTAACcgaaaaagaaatggaaatgacGCTATTAAACTCAAAATAACGGCACTTCCAATTCGCCACTGTACTCTTAAACACGCCCACTTCTGGAGAACACGTAGCTGATTGGCTGAAAGAAGTGTCACTCAAGTACACTGCTTCTCGTTTGTTGATGCTGCCTTTCCTGCGTAGAGCTGCAGCTACTCTGAGCTGGGCGGTTTCTAATCTGAAGGTGAGCGCATAACAATTCATAGTAATGTTCAATGGGCACGtctaatttcattttcatctatatttgtaattaatcgATACAGATAAGGATGTTTGGTGCGTGCACTGTGCGATGTCATTAAGACATGCTAACAGGCTAGTTCAGTTGTGTTATATAGGCTACTGAACTGCTGCGAGACAATACTACTGTAGTTTGATAATGAATATTTCGGTTTCACTTCAGTAGTTACATGCTTATACATTTTATCCTGGAAGTAAGATATTATTTCCTAATTTAGAGTATGAAAATAAGAGCTGGTCAGACAGTTAGTTAAATTAGCATTGACATTTAGTTCACGACCCTTAACCTTTCAGTCTCCAGTTtggtttcatatatatatatttatctgcgtattcatatatatatatcattttatataatatttttttatatatattatataacaactGAGCAGTTGAAAATTCGCTATATAGCATATCTGTATCTTTTTCAGGACTTCATACTGTTTATTCTTAATGTCCAAATACAAACTCTTTCTTCTCCGACATGGGGAGGGGGCTTGGAACAAGGAGAACCGCTTCTGCAGCTGGGTTGATCAGAAACTGAGCGAGAACGGGGTGGTGGAAGCCCAAGAATGCGGCAGGCTCCTGAAAGAGCAGGGGTACCAGTTCGACCAGGTTTTTACCTCCTTACTGAGCCGCTCCATCCAGACAGCCTGGCTGGTGCTGGAGGCCATGGGACAAGAGTGGGTCCCAGTCACCAAATCCTGGAGGTTAAACGAGCGGCATTACGGTGCCCTGATTGGCCTCAATCGGGCCGAGATGGCGTTGAACCATGGAGAGGAACAGGTTAAACTGTGGAGACGAAGCTATGACATCACTCCGCCCCCCATTGACGAGTCACATCCCTATTACGCTGAAATTTACAATGACCGCCGGTACAATACGTGCGACGTTCCGAAAGAAGAACTGCCCAAAACCGAAAGTTTAAAGGAAGTCTTGGACAGACTTCTTCCTTACTGGAATGATGTCATTGTACCAGTGATCAAGAGTGGCCAAACAGTCCTCATCTCTGCACATGGCAACAGCTGCAGGGCTTTGCTTAAACATTTGGAAGGTGAAACATGTTTATCGATTTAATTTCTATCGTCATTTGCTGGCTTTTTCCTtctgttaaatgcaaaaaatatattttattttttgctttattttattttattttatgaacaataaaattatataatagttATATAATGCTGAGTTGACTGCTGAGTTAAAATTACATGGATACTATTGACTATAACCCTTGACCTTAAAGCGCTTGAAAGGTTATGACAAGGGGTCAAAAGACATGTATAGTGTTGCAAAGTTTGCTATATTTAAGATTAATGCTATACTTTTTGGACTTCCTATTCTtgaaagaatcctaaaaaaaatatgtttccacaaaaatattaagcagcacaacagttttaaacattcataattataaaggaatatttcttgagcaacaaGAAAATAAgttccatttttaaatatatattaaaataatatacagtaaattgttattcttctgttttaatattatcaGTAATAAAGCATAGAGAGTGGAGAGTTACACAAATGAAGttctaatataaataatatacttttaatattttcatcgTTCTCACTTCTTTCTTAACAGGTATTTCCGAAACAGATATTGTGAATGTAACGCTGCCCACAGGAGTACCAGTCCTGCTGGAGCTGGATGAAGATCTGCGATCGGTCAAGCCCCGTCAGCTTCTGGGCGACCAGGATAAAATTCAGGCGGCCATCAAAAAGGTGGAGGATCAAGGGAAGGctaatgcacaaaataaataattgtactgTTGAAAATGCCAGAATAATTCATACAGGAACTGTTAAAACCGAAAGATTATGAATCAGTCAGTAGCTTCAGTAATGAAGCACCTGGTAAAGATAGTTTGGCCACATACTGTAGGGTGTGTCTGAACTAGATTGGTTCCGAGGTATTTTAGGAATCTTGAACACTTATACAAGTCAATATTTTGAAGTCAAGCACTGGttactgatcaaaaatgcacatttggtatatatattttgtcatagCAAGAGATCCGTAGACCAAATAACAATGAAATAGATAttgatataatattatttaaaatgttcgtGTAATAATGcgttgttattttttgttaattcttGCGTATATTTCCGATAGATTTGTGGTCACGGAAAACCAGTGGTGCCTTCCTTTGGGCAAAAAATTAGAATTTCATATTAAAGGTCAACATATGATTTTAACCATTTCTGTACTTTAAAATAGTATACTATACAAGAGGATAGGGTCAGTTTAAAGTCACTTAagctcaccgaggctgcatttatttgatcaaaaaaacagtaataatatttgcACTTGTGTACTGCgcaacatttttgtgaaaaccacgctgcatattt contains:
- the LOC122331193 gene encoding troponin I, slow skeletal muscle-like translates to MSESVPKKPKISASRRLFLKTKILKKASSLLAEEKEQKRTDREKTLSERVPPLQLSGLSVQDLQNLCKELHQKIDVVDEERYDVESKVSKSEKEIADLGHKIFELKGKMKRPALKRVRVSADAMLGALLGAKHKESIDFKANLKTVKKEEEKKEEVTDWRKNVDAMSGMEGRKKMFAGPNA
- the bpgm gene encoding bisphosphoglycerate mutase, with amino-acid sequence MSKYKLFLLRHGEGAWNKENRFCSWVDQKLSENGVVEAQECGRLLKEQGYQFDQVFTSLLSRSIQTAWLVLEAMGQEWVPVTKSWRLNERHYGALIGLNRAEMALNHGEEQVKLWRRSYDITPPPIDESHPYYAEIYNDRRYNTCDVPKEELPKTESLKEVLDRLLPYWNDVIVPVIKSGQTVLISAHGNSCRALLKHLEGISETDIVNVTLPTGVPVLLELDEDLRSVKPRQLLGDQDKIQAAIKKVEDQGKANAQNK